In the genome of Chlamydia trachomatis A/HAR-13, one region contains:
- the incE gene encoding inclusion membrane protein IncE, producing MECVKQLCRNHLRLDNLTDPVRSVLTKGTTAEKVQLVVSCLGVVCSIICLALGIAAAAVGVSCSGFAIGLGVIAILLGIVLFAISALDVLEDHGLVGCPFKLPCKSSPANEPTVQFFKGKNGSADKVILVTQ from the coding sequence GTGGAATGCGTTAAACAGTTATGTAGAAACCATCTACGTTTAGACAACTTGACGGATCCTGTGCGTTCGGTGTTGACGAAAGGAACAACTGCAGAAAAAGTTCAGCTAGTGGTATCCTGTTTAGGAGTTGTTTGTTCGATTATTTGTTTAGCTTTGGGAATCGCTGCAGCGGCAGTGGGTGTTTCGTGTAGTGGATTCGCTATTGGATTGGGTGTTATCGCCATTCTTTTAGGGATTGTATTGTTTGCAATATCTGCTTTGGATGTTCTAGAGGATCATGGTTTGGTGGGATGTCCATTTAAGTTGCCATGCAAATCGAGTCCAGCTAATGAACCTACTGTACAATTCTTTAAAGGTAAAAATGGAAGCGCAGACAAAGTGATTTTAGTAACTCAATAA
- the incD gene encoding inclusion membrane protein IncD gives MWLKSVDGEVYANSIQQERVVDRIALLERCLDPSNSLPTAKRLVAVAVATILAIALLVVAGLLFSGVLCSLVSVVAASLFFGVGAFLLGGALVGGVLTTEAVIRERLHRSQTLMWNNLCCKTAEVEQKISTASANAKSNDKTRKLGE, from the coding sequence ATCTGGCTAAAGTCTGTCGATGGTGAGGTTTATGCGAATAGCATTCAGCAAGAGAGGGTTGTGGATAGGATAGCTCTTTTAGAGAGATGCTTAGATCCGAGTAATTCATTGCCGACAGCGAAAAGATTGGTGGCAGTTGCTGTGGCCACTATATTGGCCATCGCTCTTCTAGTTGTCGCGGGCTTGTTGTTCTCTGGAGTGCTCTGTAGCCTTGTTTCTGTTGTAGCGGCATCTTTATTCTTCGGGGTAGGAGCTTTCCTTTTAGGAGGAGCTTTGGTTGGAGGAGTGCTGACTACAGAAGCTGTGATTAGAGAGCGGTTGCATCGATCACAAACTTTGATGTGGAACAACTTATGCTGTAAAACGGCAGAGGTTGAGCAGAAAATCTCGACAGCTAGTGCAAATGCCAAAAGCAATGATAAGACTCGAAAACTCGGTGAGTAA
- a CDS encoding transglutaminase family protein, whose translation MCFIGIGSLLLPTALRATERMRKEPIPLLDKQQSFWNVDPYCLESICACFVAHRDPLSAKRLMYLFPQLSEEDVSVFARCILSSKRPEYLFSKSEEELFAKLILPRVSLGVHRDDDLARVLVLAEPSAEEQKARYYSLYLDVLALRAYVERERLASAAHGDPERIDLATIEAINTILFQEEGWRYPSKQEMFESRFSELAAVTDSKFGVCLGTVVLYQAVAQRLDLSLDPVTPPGHIYLRYKDKVNIETTSGGRHLPTERYCECIKESQLKVRSQMELIGLTFMNRGAFFLQKGEFLQASLAYEQAQSYLSDEQISDLLGITYVLLGKKAAGEALLKKSAEKTRRGSSIYDYFQGYISPEILGVLFADSGVTYQETLEYRKKLVMLSKKYPKSGSLRLRLATTALELGLVKEGVQLLEESVKDAPEDLSLRLQFCKILCNRHDYVRAKYHFDQAQALLIKEGLFSEKTSYTLLKTIGKKLSLVAPS comes from the coding sequence ATGTGCTTTATTGGGATAGGCAGTCTTCTGTTACCGACCGCTCTGCGAGCGACTGAACGGATGAGAAAGGAGCCTATCCCGCTCCTAGATAAGCAACAAAGCTTTTGGAATGTAGATCCTTATTGTCTGGAATCTATATGCGCTTGTTTTGTAGCGCATCGAGATCCTTTGAGTGCAAAACGGTTAATGTATCTGTTTCCTCAGCTCTCAGAAGAGGATGTATCTGTTTTTGCTCGATGCATTTTGTCTTCAAAGCGTCCAGAATACCTTTTTTCAAAATCGGAGGAAGAGCTCTTTGCAAAATTGATTTTGCCAAGGGTTTCTCTAGGTGTTCATCGGGACGATGATTTAGCGAGAGTGTTGGTGTTAGCGGAGCCTTCTGCGGAAGAGCAGAAGGCTCGATACTATTCATTGTATCTGGATGTTTTAGCTTTGCGTGCATACGTTGAAAGAGAGCGTTTGGCGAGTGCTGCACACGGAGATCCTGAGCGGATAGATTTGGCAACCATAGAAGCTATTAATACCATCCTTTTTCAGGAAGAAGGATGGAGGTATCCTTCAAAACAAGAGATGTTTGAAAGCAGGTTTTCTGAGTTAGCTGCTGTTACAGATAGTAAATTTGGAGTTTGCTTGGGAACTGTAGTGCTTTATCAAGCTGTCGCCCAGCGGCTTGATTTGTCTCTGGACCCTGTCACCCCTCCTGGACATATTTACTTACGCTATAAGGACAAGGTGAATATTGAAACCACTTCTGGAGGAAGGCATCTTCCTACTGAAAGGTATTGTGAATGCATAAAAGAGTCGCAGTTAAAGGTGCGTTCGCAGATGGAGCTTATAGGGTTAACTTTTATGAATAGAGGAGCTTTCTTTTTGCAAAAAGGAGAGTTTCTTCAGGCGTCCTTAGCTTATGAGCAAGCTCAATCATATTTATCAGACGAGCAGATTTCTGATTTGTTAGGGATTACTTATGTTCTTTTAGGAAAGAAGGCGGCGGGAGAGGCTCTTTTAAAGAAATCTGCAGAAAAGACTCGGCGAGGGTCATCTATCTATGACTATTTCCAAGGATATATTTCCCCCGAAATCCTAGGGGTGTTGTTTGCCGATTCAGGGGTGACCTATCAAGAAACTTTGGAGTATCGAAAAAAACTAGTGATGCTTTCCAAGAAGTATCCAAAAAGTGGATCTCTTAGGTTGAGGTTGGCGACAACAGCATTGGAGCTAGGGCTGGTCAAGGAGGGGGTGCAGTTGTTAGAAGAGAGTGTTAAGGATGCCCCAGAGGACCTCTCTTTACGTCTGCAGTTTTGTAAAATTCTTTGCAATCGACATGATTATGTCCGAGCAAAATATCATTTTGATCAAGCGCAAGCTCTTCTCATTAAAGAAGGGTTGTTTTCCGAAAAAACTTCCTATACTCTCTTAAAAACTATCGGGAAAAAGCTATCTCTTGTTGCTCCGAGTTAA